From one Dama dama isolate Ldn47 chromosome 4, ASM3311817v1, whole genome shotgun sequence genomic stretch:
- the LOC133054390 gene encoding cytochrome P450 2A13: MLASGLLLVALLACLTVMVLMSVWRQRKLKGKLPPGPTPLPFIGNYLQLNTEQMYNSLMKISERYGPVFTIHLGTRQIVVLCGYDAVKEALVDQAEEFSGRGEQATFDWLFKGYGVAFSNGERAKQLRRFSITTLRDFGVGKRGIEERIREEAGFLIEAFRGTRGAFIDPTFFLSRTVSNVISSIVFGDRFDYEDKEFLSLLRMMLGSFQFTATSTGQLYEMFYSVMKYLPGPQQQAFKELQGLEDFIAKKVEQNQRTLDPNSPRDFIDSFLIRMQEEKENPNTEFYRKNLVMTTLNLFFAGTETVSTTMRYGFLLLMKHPDVEAKVHEEIDRVIGKNRQPKFEDRAKMPYTEAVIHEIQRFGDMIPMGLARRVTKDTKFRDFLLPKGTEVFPMLGSVLRDPKFFSNPRDFNPQHFLDEKGQFKKSDAFVPFSIGKRYCFGEGLARMELFLFFTTIMQNFRFKSPQLPQDIDVSPKLVGFATIPPNYTMSFLPR; this comes from the exons ATGCTGGCCTCAGGGCTGCTCCTCGTGGCTTTGCTGGCCTGTCTGACTGTCATGGTCTTGATGTCTGTCTGGAGGCAAAGGAAGCTCAAAGGGAAATTGCCTCCAGGGCCCACTCCTCTGCCCTTCATCGGGAACTACCTGCAGCTGAACACCGAGCAGATGTACAACTCCCTCATGAAG ATCAGTGAGCGCTACGGCCCTGTGTTCACCATCCACCTGGGGACCCGGCAGATCGTGGTGCTGTGCGGCTATGATGCTGTGAAGGAGGCTCTGGTGGACCAGGCTGAAGAATTCAGTGGGCGAGGCGAGCAGGCTACCTTTGACTGGCTCTTCAAAGGCTATG GCGTGGCGTTCAGCAACGGGGAGCGCGCCAAGCAGCTCCGGCGCTTCTCCATTACGACGCTGCGGGACTTTGGCGTGGGCAAGCGCGGCATCGAAGAGCGCATCCGGGAGGAGGCGGGCTTCCTCATCGAGGCCTTCCGGGGCACTCGCG GCGCCTTCATCGATCCCACCTTTTTCCTGAGCCGAACAGTCTCCAATGTTATCAGCTCCATTGTCTTTGGGGACCGCTTTGACTACGAGGACAAAGAGTTCCTGTCACTACTGCGAATGATGCTGGGAAGCTTCCAGTTCACTGCTACGTCTACCGGGCAG CTCTACGAGATGTTCTACTCAGTGATGAAATATCTGCCAGGGCCACAGCAACAGGCCTTTAAGGAGCTGCAGGGACTGGAGGACTTCATAGCCAAGAAGGTGGAGCAAAACCAGCGCACGCTGGACCCCAACTCCCCACGGGACTTCATCGACTCCTTCCTCATCCGCATGCAGGAG gagaAGGAGAATCCCAACACGGAGTTCTACAGGAAGAACCTGGTGATGACGACACTGAACCTCTTCTTTGCGGGCACAGAGACGGTCAGCACAACCATGCGGTATGGCTTCCTGCTGCTCATGAAGCACCCAGATGTGGAGG CCAAAGTCCATGAGGAGATTGACCGCGTAATCGGCAAGAACCGTCAGCCCAAGTTTGAGGACCGAGCCAAGATGCCCTACACAGAGGCTGTGATCCACGAGATCCAGAGATTCGGAGACATGATCCCCATGGGCCTGGCCCGCAGAGTCACCAAGGATACCAAGTTTCGAGACTTCCTCCTCCCCAAG GGCACCGAAGTGTTCCCTATGCTGGGCTCTGTGCTGAGAGACCCCAAGTTCTTCTCCAACCCCCGAGATTTCAACCCCCAGCACTTCCTGGACGAGAAGGGGCAATTTAAGAAGAGTGATGCTTTTGTGCCTTTCTCTATCG GAAAGCGGTACTGTTTCGGAGAAGGCCTCGCCAGAATGgagctcttcctcttcttcaccaCCATCATGCAGAACTTCCGCTTCAAGTCCCCACAGTTGCCCCAGGACATCGACGTGTCCCCAAAACTCGTGGGCTTTGCCACCATCCCTCCAAACTACACCATGAGCTTCCTGCCCCGCTGA